Proteins found in one Quercus robur chromosome 2, dhQueRobu3.1, whole genome shotgun sequence genomic segment:
- the LOC126715726 gene encoding probable E3 ubiquitin-protein ligase XBOS32, with translation MRLLSIVGNSFGCSASGERLVSAARDGDLQEAKALLDYNPRLARYSTFGVRNSPLHYSAAQGHHEIVSLLLESGVDINLRNYRGQTALMQACQYGHWEVVQTLVVFGANVHRVDYLNGGTALHLAALNGHTRCIRLLLADYIPSIPNIWNLLRNRSGNEESISEFDESALCQAINKPADGGITALHMASLNGHVGSVQLLLDLGASVSVLTVEDGSTIDLIGAGSTALHYAACGGNAQCCQILIARGASLTAENANGWSPLMVARSWHRTWLEEILSIELGGQPQILPSPYLSLPLMSIVKIARECGWRTSESLPTCQDPCVVCLERKCTVAAEGCDHEFCTRCALYLCSTNCTSIIAKGPPGSIACPLCRHGIVLFVKLPGTRPVRKDFSRTSLSLPFCTCSSEELESSSLATPFYKPDLRCSRIFPLGSSFRSLSFQRFPSMKINSSLCMGAPEIRHSLVPCNVNRNLRNQLTRCSRSGLRRSASEGRRSWLSALNHYVTTGSGC, from the exons ATGAGGCTTCTTAGCATTGTGGGGAATTCATTCGGATGCTCAGCATCTGGGGAGCGCTTAGTTTCGGCTGCAAGAGATGGGGACCTTCAAGAAGCCAAGGCACTGTTGGATTATAATCCCCGGCTTGCGAGGTATTCGACTTTTGGTGTTCGGAATTCCCCCCTCCATTACTCTGCAGCTCAGGGCCACCATGAG ATAGTCTCTCTATTGCTTGAGTCTGGAGTTGATATCAATCTCAGGAATTATCGTGGTCAG ACTGCTTTGATGCAAGCCTGTCAGTATGGTCATTGGGAAGTCGTGCAGACTCTGGTTGTTTTTGGAGCCAAT GTTCACAGAGTTGATTATCTGAATGGGGGTACTGCCCTACACTTGGCTGCTTTGAATGGTCATACTCGGTGCATTCGTCTCCTCCTTGCAGATTACATCCCTAGCATCCCCAATATCTGGAATCTATTAAGAAACAGATCAGGCAATGAAGAATCAATCTCAGAATTTGATGAGAG TGCTCTCTGTCAGGCAATTAATAAGCCCGCTGATGGAGGAATCACTGCTCTCCACATGGCATCACTGAATGGGCATGTTGGGAGTGTGCAATTGCTTTTGGACTTGGGAGCTTCTGTTTCTGTGCTGACTGTGGAGGATGGAAGCACAATTGATCTAATAG GTGCTGGGAGCACAGCTCTTCATTATGCTGCATGTGGTGGAAATGCTCAATGTTGTCAA ATCTTAATTGCCAGGGGTGCCAGTTTGACTGCTGAAAACGCAAATGG ATGGAGTCCCTTGATGGTTGCTCGTTCATGGCATAGAACTTGGCTCGAGGAAATTCTTAGCATAGAGCTAGGAGGGCAGCCACAAATACTTCCTTCACCATATCTCTCTCTTCCCCTTATGAGCATTGTTAAAATTGCTAG AGAATGTGGATGGAGGACTAGTGAATCTTTACCCACATGTCAAGATCCATGTGTTGTCTGTCTGGAAAGAAAGTGCACTGTAGCTGCAGAAG GTTGTGATCATGAGTTCTGCACACGAtgtgccttgtacctttgttcTACAAACTGCACCTCAATTATTGCCAAAGGTCCACCCGGCTCAATTGCATGTCCTCTCTGCCGGCATGGTATTGTTTTATTTGTCAAGCTTCCTGGAACAAGACCGGTTAGAAAGGATTTTTCTAGAACAAGTTTGTCCCTACCATTTTGCACATGTTCGAGTGAGGAACTAGAATCCTCTTCATTAGCAACCCCATTTTACAAGCCTGATCTCCGTTGCTCCCGAATTTTCCCTCTAGGATCTTCTTTCCGTTCCCTGAGCTTCCAAAGGTTCCCATCGATGAAAATCAACTCTAGCCTTTGCATGGGAGCTCCAGAAATTCGTCATTCTTTAGTTCCTTGCAATGTAAACCGAAACTTGCGGAACCAATTGACTAGGTGCTCAAGATCAGGTCTTAGGCGATCAGCTTCTGAGGGCAGAAGGTCATGGCTCTCTGCTTTAAATCATTATGTAACAACTGGTAGTGGGTGCTGA